A part of Gambusia affinis linkage group LG21, SWU_Gaff_1.0, whole genome shotgun sequence genomic DNA contains:
- the spice1 gene encoding spindle and centriole-associated protein 1, with translation MLLRTGRPQQQQSKGKKLVRPKKAAAPKKDWVSTINDLSVHKLSPAELYHRHEIHKSHNKAAAYWELREKALKRRVRHAGSSPGLNHTSLSIVRDVFSEQPLLHDALAESDRALAVVKDLFGDAPRRQTGHPSVTVAPNCDSDSELPVLQRPDPPTQLSLLSQSIMDQEALNEVEVSREDVGDEDLSSSSGSRFIRRTNIRKTKSQTRATQKQKGYRLRSHAGDKENIPVTPIRSGRAPDPTALNATAAVKRFLTKRRSSDQNEEEASVLVSQVLNPELPSRQSGSIRKNTEKTRKGVCRALELDGSSVASLSGDQSSLGLLQDMLGQVKADLDTMSSDTAPEPTGSPEPYGRQGLTGFSVSLVSTIGRLVQLLRKREAEAQEEAEERRRLQEELKEQRGLMDALTAETMTLREEGAALQAGLLQRTTELEQKLDSVVLLMSELGILGEQTKPSRVSDGRVSQSCVCQSAGGDEKTQTRVSPAVLLSPPQQCDNWQQGPGGHALPLQRRLSPSDTQRSCENVQSHVSTSALTRRQSVSSSSLPSNQPVLLPSPKAMLAEITELKRQNDLIKAQLSQAKSLMSGVAGLSDSCNELSKSSPASGAGERKMTGQHLQSPEGTSSASQAASSSNSSVEQRLLELNRQSAAARSRLVELIEQQKQSASLKISPSVSPIPSSAVSPNAAAEAQSSEESMLLPEREFGSHRRYAGSDASNSLSFESKTGEIKQNEKRREREGWFSLVAHTR, from the exons ATGCTTTTGAGAACGGGGCGtccgcagcagcagcaatcCAAAGGGAAAAAACTCGTTCGCCCTAAAAAGGCAGCAGCTCCCAAGAAAGACTGGGTG AGCACTATCAATGACCTCTCTGTACACAAGCTGAGTCCTGCTGAGCTG TATCATCGACATGAGATCCACAAGTCTCACAATAAAGCTGCAGCTTACTGGGAGCTCAGAGAGAAAGCCCTGAAACGTCGTGTCAGACACGCCGGCAGCTCCCCAGGCCTGAACCACACCAGCCTCAGCATCGTCAGAGAT GTTTTCTCTGAGCAGCCGCTGCTGCACGATGCGCTGGCGGAGTCTGACAGAGCCTTGGCTGTGGTCAAGGACCTGTTTGGAGACGCTCCACGGAGGCAGACTG GGCACCCCAGTGTGACTGTGGCTCCAAACTGTGACTCTGACTCAGAACTGCCTGTTCTCCAGAGACCTGATCCTCCAACCCAACTGTCCCTCCTCAGCCAATCCATAATGGATCAAGAG gcaCTTAATGAAGTAGAGGTTTCAAGGGAAGATGTCGGAGATGAGGATCTGTCAAGCAGTTCAGGGAGTCGATTCATCAGAAG GACAAAtataaggaaaacaaaatcccaGACCAGAGcgacacagaaacaaaaaggttaTCGTCTCAGGTCTCATGCAGGAGATAAAGAAAACATCCCTGTGACCCCCATCAGATCAGGTAGAGCACCTGACCCAACTG CTCTCAACGCCACGGCAGCTGTTAAGCGTTTTCTGACAAAACGACGTTCATCAGATCAAAATGAGGAAGAGGCTTCTGTCCTGGTTTCTCAGGTCCTGAATCCCGAACTGCCTTCACGCCAGTCAG GAAGTATAAGAAAAAACACTGAGAAGACCAGGAAGGGCGTCTGTCGGGCCTTGGAGCTGGATGGCTCCTCAGTCGCGTCTCTTAGTGGAGACCAGTCCAGCCTGGGCCTGCTGCAGGACATGTTGGGCCAAGTCAAGGCGGACTTGGACACTATGAGTTCTGATACAGCACCAGAACCAACAGGGAGTCCAGAACCCTATGGAAGACAAGGTCTTACTGGATTCTCTGTTTCCTTGGTCTCCACGATTGGGCGCTTAGTCCAGCTCCTCAGAAAG AGAGAAGCTGAAGCTCAGGAAGAAGCCGAGGAACGGCGGCGActgcaggaggagctgaaggagcAGCGAGGGCTTATGGATGCTCTAACAGCTGAAACCATGACCCTGAGAGAAGAGGGCGCCGCCCTGCAG GCAGGGCTTCTGCAGCGGACAACAGAGCTGGAGCAGAAGCTGGATTCTGTGGTCCTTTTGATGAGTGAACTGGGAATACTGGGAGAACAGACAAAACCAAGCAGAGTCTCTGATGGAAGAGTGTCCCAGTCTTGTG TTTGTCAGTCTGCTGGTGGGGATGAGAAAACACAAACTAGAGTTTCTCCTGCCGTCCTCCTTTCCCCACCTCAACAATGTGACAACTGGCAACAAGGTCCTG GAGGTCATGCGTTACCTCTACAGCGACGCCTTTCCCCGTCAGACACCCAGCGTTCCTGTGAAAACGTCCAGTCTCACGTCTCCACCTCCGCTCTCACTAGACGTCAGTCTGTCTCCTCATCGTCACTCCCCTCTAATCAGCCCGTCCTCCTTCCCTCCCCTAAAGCCATGCTGGCtgagatcactgagctgaaaaGGCAGAACGACCTGATCAAGGCTCAGCTCAGCCAGGCAAAGAGCCTCATGTCAGGGGTCGCGGGATTGTCCGACAGCTGCAACGAGCTGAGCAAGTCGAGTCCAGCCAGCGGCGCTGGAGAGAGGAAGATGACCGGCCAGCATCTTCAGTCTCCAGAGGGAACATCTTCAGCTTCTCAG GCAGCCTCCTCCAGCAATTCAAGCGTGGAACAGCGCCTCCTGGAGCTCAACAGACAGAGCGCGGCAGCTAGGAGTCGACTGGTAGAGCTGATCGAGCAGCAGAAGCAAAGCGCTTCGCTCAAAATCTCCCCATCCGTCTCCCCCATCCCTTCCTCTGCCGTCAGCCCGAACGCAGCAG CTGAAGCCCAGAGCTCAGAGGAGTCGATGCTGCTGCCTGAAAGGGAGTTTGGGTCTCATCGACG ATATGCTGGTTCTGATGCATCcaacagtttgagttttgagaGCAAGACTGGAGAAATAAAG caAAACGAGAAACGGCGAGAACGAGAAGGATGGTTTTCTCTGGTCGCTCACACCAGATGA
- the LOC122824303 gene encoding protein shisa-2 yields the protein MREGGFPMSVSVVMTLLLVVIDVKASGEYCHGWRDSQGAWKDGFQCPEKIDGEDAIICCGKCELRYCCASTDARLDQGSCENDKQAELPGTESKEDKDSRAVPIYVPFLIVGSVFVAFILVGSVVAVCCCRCLRPKQELSSAGASGSGSTGGRLLETIPMMASSSRGSSSRQSSTATSSSSSAPPAGVRAGPAPLMRAQASCCLPPDASVFVNMPTNFSVLNCQQATQIMSHQSQFMHPQYIGYAHPVSPTAAFLDHSQGGYRPLQSPCPPPTAGSSATSDNKGPPVTV from the exons ATGCGCGAAGGAGGTTTCCCGATGTCCGTCTCCGTGGTGATGACTCTGCTTTTGGTCGTTATAGACGTGAAGGCCAGCGGGGAATACTGTCACGGGTGGCGAGACTCACAGGGTGCGTGGAAAGACGGGTTCCAGTGCCCGGAGAAGATCGACGGGGAGGACGCGATCATCTGTTGCGGGAAGTGCGAGCTGCGATATTGCTGCGCCAGCACGGACGCGCGGCTGGATCAGGGCAGCTGCGAGAACGACAAGCAGGCTGAGTTACCGGGAACGGAGAGCAAAGAGGACAAGGACTCCCGTGCAG TGCCGATCTACGTGCCCTTCCTGATCGTGGGATCTGTGTTTGTGGCCTTCATCCTGGTGGGTTCTGTGGTCGCCGTGTGCTGCTGCCGCTGCCTCAGGCCGAAGCAGGAGCTCTCCTCGGCTGGCGCCTCAGGAAGCGGAAGCACCGGCGGCCGCCTCCTGGAAACCATCCCCATGATGGCGAGCAGCTCCAGGGGCTCCTCGTCCCGGCAGTCCAGCACCGCCACCTCGTCCAGCTCTTCGGCTCCGCCCGCCGGGGTTCGCGCCGGTCCCGCTCCGCTAATGCGGGCTCAGGCCTCCTGCTGTCTGCCCCCCGACGCCAGCGTCTTCGTCAACATGCCCACCAACTTCTCAGTTCTCAACTGCCAGCAGGCCACCCAGATCATGTCCCACCAGTCACAGTTCATGCACCCACAGTACATTGGCTACGCCCACCCTGTGTCCCCTACGGCGGCCTTTTTAGACCACAGTCAGGGGGGATACAGACCTCTCCAGTCCCCATGTCCTCCTCCAACAGCAGGATCCAGCGCCACCAGTGACAATAAAGGCCCTCCAGTAACAGTGTGA